Proteins encoded in a region of the Pseudomonas sp. PDNC002 genome:
- a CDS encoding TonB-dependent receptor encodes MKHARDFRLKPLAIALSSALLFNAEVVLSDESNSAGNITLSTVTVQGQSQETQVGDARKEVAPVSKGTLTKSQLEKFVGLDSAVTGALKYLPGVHVSGGDNSGITEGGLNIRGFSQDQIGFVRDGIPLNDPQFLTPHADFMGDPENYESVSVLYGSSSINAPTLTASGGSVLIKSVAPTKESGLLVKQNVGSDSLFRTFARVNTGEVNGFSAWLSASRTTADLWDNSGGELSSNRYEGNLQYEWDGNRINGIFSSFLMRTNSYNHPTLAEYRANKYDQGYPRDIYPTKGNGTNGVPDVTVPGQSAAASRADFKIQTYALNGLFNLSDKVQLKVDPYFVRVTDGTAAVAVVPVNENKVNADLNGDGDTIDPLVTGALSVYPTQYRIGSTNTLDFLVNDDHTLQLGLWTDYTHARNQFPVVEIKSNGKPAGIDGSHKLRDGNGNAIYFTDQRNEITTQKLWVQDTWDITSQLVLTGGLAWQHTQNKGDDRLSGFNDSADYNRFLPSLSLSYQLDPQQQLYYNTTSNMRTPAVASVYGQANGGDKQKPEVTWNQEIGWRYSTDDVLLSAALFYDKFKDRQAAFEEVSGVTSYFNAGDVTTKGLELSLNGLLPANFNYFASWTYLRSTQDDDYSAGGASLDTKGNQLYDTPRNLFSAGIGYDNQTFYANFLGRHTGSFYGDLANNEKIGGYTVFDANLGYRLKDLGSALKETTLTLNLNNVFDKHYLSGVNSGTVSADPADGDFYGAPKYYKGAPRALVAGISVGF; translated from the coding sequence ATGAAGCATGCAAGAGATTTTCGATTGAAACCGCTGGCCATTGCATTATCCAGCGCCCTTTTATTCAACGCTGAAGTTGTACTTTCCGACGAATCCAATAGCGCCGGAAATATCACCCTGAGTACCGTCACGGTCCAGGGACAAAGCCAGGAAACCCAGGTCGGCGATGCCCGCAAGGAAGTCGCCCCAGTCTCCAAGGGCACCCTCACCAAATCCCAGCTGGAAAAGTTCGTCGGCCTCGACAGCGCCGTCACCGGCGCCCTCAAATACCTGCCCGGCGTGCACGTCAGCGGCGGTGACAACAGCGGCATCACCGAAGGCGGATTGAACATCCGTGGCTTCTCCCAGGACCAGATCGGATTCGTCCGCGACGGCATCCCGCTCAACGACCCGCAGTTCCTCACGCCCCACGCTGACTTCATGGGCGATCCGGAAAACTACGAGTCGGTGTCGGTGCTCTACGGCTCCTCCTCGATCAACGCCCCGACCCTTACCGCCAGCGGTGGCAGCGTGCTGATCAAGTCCGTCGCGCCGACCAAGGAAAGCGGCCTGCTGGTGAAGCAGAACGTCGGCAGCGACAGCCTGTTCCGCACCTTCGCGCGGGTGAATACCGGCGAGGTGAACGGCTTCTCCGCCTGGCTCTCGGCCTCGCGCACCACCGCCGACCTGTGGGACAACAGCGGCGGCGAGCTGTCCTCCAACCGCTACGAAGGCAACCTGCAGTACGAGTGGGACGGCAACCGCATCAACGGCATCTTCTCCAGCTTCCTGATGCGCACCAACAGCTACAACCACCCGACGCTGGCCGAGTACCGCGCCAACAAGTACGACCAGGGCTACCCGCGGGACATCTACCCCACCAAGGGCAACGGTACCAACGGCGTGCCCGACGTCACCGTGCCCGGCCAGAGCGCGGCGGCCTCGCGCGCCGACTTCAAGATCCAGACGTATGCGCTCAACGGGTTGTTCAACCTCTCCGACAAGGTCCAGCTGAAGGTCGACCCGTACTTCGTCCGCGTCACCGACGGCACCGCCGCCGTGGCCGTGGTGCCAGTCAACGAGAACAAGGTCAACGCCGATCTCAATGGCGACGGCGACACTATCGACCCGCTGGTGACCGGCGCGCTCAGCGTCTACCCGACGCAGTACCGCATCGGCTCCACCAATACCCTGGACTTCCTGGTCAACGACGACCACACCCTGCAACTGGGCCTGTGGACCGACTATACCCACGCGCGCAACCAGTTCCCGGTGGTCGAGATCAAAAGCAACGGCAAGCCCGCCGGCATCGACGGCAGCCACAAGCTGCGCGATGGCAACGGCAACGCCATCTACTTCACCGACCAGCGCAACGAGATCACCACCCAGAAGCTCTGGGTGCAGGACACCTGGGACATCACCTCGCAGCTCGTCCTCACCGGAGGCCTGGCCTGGCAGCACACGCAGAACAAGGGCGACGATCGCCTCAGCGGCTTCAACGATAGCGCCGACTACAACCGCTTCCTGCCCAGCCTGAGCCTGAGCTACCAGCTCGACCCGCAGCAGCAGCTCTACTACAACACCACCTCGAACATGCGCACTCCGGCGGTGGCTTCGGTCTACGGCCAGGCCAATGGCGGCGACAAGCAGAAGCCGGAAGTCACCTGGAACCAGGAGATCGGCTGGCGCTACAGCACCGATGACGTGCTGCTCAGCGCGGCGCTGTTCTACGACAAGTTCAAGGATCGCCAGGCGGCGTTCGAGGAAGTCTCCGGCGTCACCTCCTACTTCAACGCCGGCGACGTCACCACCAAAGGCCTGGAGCTGTCGCTCAACGGCCTGCTGCCGGCGAACTTCAACTACTTCGCCTCCTGGACCTACCTGCGCTCCACCCAGGACGACGACTACAGCGCCGGCGGCGCCAGCCTCGACACCAAGGGCAACCAGCTCTACGACACCCCGCGCAACCTGTTCAGCGCCGGCATCGGCTACGACAACCAGACCTTCTACGCCAACTTCCTCGGCCGCCACACCGGCAGCTTCTACGGCGACCTGGCGAACAACGAGAAGATCGGCGGCTACACCGTGTTCGACGCCAACCTGGGCTACCGCCTCAAGGACCTGGGCAGCGCGCTGAAGGAAACCACCCTGACGCTCAACCTCAACAACGTCTTCGACAAGCACTACCTGTCGGGCGTGAACTCAGGGACGGTCTCCGCCGACCCGGCCGACGGCGACTTCTATGGCGCGCCGAAGTACTACAAGGGCGCCCCGCGCGCCCTGGTCGCCGGCATCTCCGTCGGCTTCTGA
- a CDS encoding aldehyde dehydrogenase family protein produces the protein MSRYELLIDGRLQAAEHYDRVIDPASEETVGEAARSSLEQVDAAVDAAHRAFPAWAADLDVRRQSLARAAERVRGNAQALAELITREQGRPLRSTLEEVAGVAATFEHHAQLELPADTQLRDDGERLVRITRKPLGVVAAITPWNVPLILLVLKIAPALHAGNTVVAKPSEHTPLSTLLLARLLGDVFPAGVFNVIAGAGEVGEHLVRHPRVRHVTFTGSVATGKRLYAGAADDLKRLTLELGGNDAALVLEDADLDAIVEPLFWGAFWNSGQVCFAIKRLYVHDSLFEPLLAKLAERAERTRLGHGLDPQTELGPLTNAQQLERVITLVEDAKAHGARIHSGGVRPDGSGYFYPPTLVSGVAAGVALVDEEQFGPVLPVIPFRDEEDAIAQANASHYGLGASVWTRDLARGEAIAGRLEAGLAWVNQHGHIQPGAPKGGHKWSGLGYEGGQRGYEAFSELQVLNVSRR, from the coding sequence ATGTCGCGCTATGAACTGCTGATCGATGGTCGCCTCCAGGCGGCCGAGCACTATGACCGAGTGATCGACCCGGCCAGCGAAGAAACCGTTGGCGAAGCCGCCCGCTCCAGCCTGGAGCAGGTCGACGCGGCGGTGGACGCCGCGCACCGCGCCTTCCCGGCCTGGGCCGCCGATCTCGACGTCCGCCGCCAGAGCCTGGCCCGGGCCGCCGAACGAGTACGCGGGAATGCCCAGGCGCTGGCCGAGCTGATCACCCGCGAACAGGGTCGCCCACTGCGCTCGACGCTGGAGGAAGTGGCTGGCGTTGCCGCCACTTTCGAGCACCACGCGCAGCTGGAGCTACCCGCCGACACCCAGTTGCGCGACGACGGCGAACGCCTGGTGCGCATCACCCGCAAACCCCTGGGAGTGGTCGCCGCGATCACTCCATGGAACGTCCCGCTGATCCTGCTGGTACTGAAGATCGCGCCCGCCCTGCACGCCGGCAACACCGTGGTGGCCAAGCCCTCGGAGCACACGCCGCTGTCCACCCTGCTGCTGGCGCGACTGCTGGGCGATGTATTCCCCGCTGGCGTGTTCAACGTGATTGCCGGTGCGGGCGAGGTCGGCGAACACCTGGTACGTCATCCCCGAGTGCGCCACGTGACCTTCACCGGCAGCGTCGCCACCGGCAAGCGTCTGTATGCCGGCGCGGCGGACGACCTCAAGCGCCTGACCCTGGAGCTGGGCGGCAACGATGCCGCGCTGGTACTGGAAGACGCCGACCTCGACGCCATCGTCGAACCGCTGTTCTGGGGCGCCTTCTGGAACAGCGGCCAGGTGTGCTTCGCGATCAAGCGCCTGTATGTGCATGACAGCCTGTTCGAACCGCTGCTGGCGAAACTCGCCGAACGCGCCGAGCGCACCCGCCTCGGCCATGGGCTCGACCCGCAGACGGAACTGGGGCCGCTGACCAATGCGCAGCAACTGGAACGGGTCATCACCCTGGTGGAAGACGCGAAGGCTCACGGCGCGCGCATCCACAGCGGTGGCGTGCGGCCCGACGGCTCCGGTTACTTCTACCCGCCGACCCTGGTAAGCGGCGTGGCGGCCGGTGTCGCGCTGGTGGATGAGGAGCAGTTCGGCCCGGTGCTGCCGGTGATCCCGTTCCGCGACGAAGAGGATGCCATCGCCCAGGCCAACGCCAGCCACTACGGCCTCGGCGCCTCGGTGTGGACCCGCGACCTGGCGCGCGGCGAAGCCATCGCCGGGCGGCTGGAGGCGGGCCTGGCCTGGGTCAACCAGCACGGCCACATCCAGCCCGGCGCGCCCAAGGGCGGGCACAAGTGGAGCGGGCTCGGCTACGAAGGCGGGCAACGCGGT
- a CDS encoding GMC oxidoreductase, translated as MTTPRYDHIIVGGGSAGSVLASRLSADPQRRVLLIEAGPDTPPHATPAEILDGHNPFRLRLELRDRYFWPDLNVRHGAQPEGVARPERYLEQARVLGGGSSVNVLVANRGLPRDYDQWAEQGAEGWGWNDVLPYFRKLERDTDYAGPLHGHDGPIPISRVSTRDWTPFTRSVVSALQAEGLRDIGDQNGVFDDGYFAPAVNLEHGQRVSAARGYLDEAVRARPNLTLWTESQVLDLQRDGTRITGVELQRDGERVTVEAGEVILAAGALQSPAFLLRRGIGPASQLQELGIEVIADRPGVGGNLWEHSSLGTLATLGDAARSDAVLARPGTSHQLGIRVSSGVDPDTPSDLYLAIGADAERGVAHALFWINKPSSSGRLTLRDRDPASPPQVDFNLLSDPRDLQRARVALRTIQRLFKHPVLARYELQLALTPFAVPQPGGPKLETLLADDAALEAYLRRHIGGVWHPSGTCRIGAADDPQAVVDSAGRVHGVEGLRVADASIIPVIPTANTNLPTLMLAEKIADAILGGA; from the coding sequence ATGACCACTCCTCGCTACGACCACATCATCGTCGGCGGCGGCAGCGCCGGCAGCGTGCTTGCCAGCCGCCTCAGCGCCGACCCGCAACGTCGCGTCCTGCTCATCGAAGCCGGGCCGGACACACCGCCTCACGCCACGCCGGCGGAAATCCTCGACGGCCACAACCCCTTCCGCCTGCGCCTGGAACTGCGCGATCGCTACTTCTGGCCGGACCTGAACGTCCGCCACGGCGCGCAGCCCGAAGGCGTCGCGCGCCCCGAGCGCTACCTCGAACAGGCCCGCGTGCTCGGCGGCGGCTCCAGCGTCAATGTGCTGGTGGCCAACCGCGGCCTGCCGCGCGACTACGACCAGTGGGCCGAGCAGGGTGCCGAAGGCTGGGGTTGGAACGACGTGCTGCCGTACTTCCGCAAGCTCGAACGCGACACCGATTACGCCGGCCCACTGCACGGGCACGACGGGCCGATCCCGATCAGCCGCGTCTCCACCCGCGACTGGACGCCTTTCACCCGCTCCGTGGTCTCGGCGCTGCAAGCCGAAGGCCTGCGCGATATCGGCGACCAGAACGGCGTGTTCGACGACGGCTACTTCGCTCCGGCGGTGAACCTGGAGCATGGCCAGCGCGTGTCCGCCGCCCGCGGCTACCTCGATGAAGCAGTGCGCGCGCGGCCCAACCTGACGCTGTGGACCGAGAGCCAGGTGCTCGACCTGCAACGCGACGGCACGCGCATCACCGGCGTCGAACTGCAACGTGACGGTGAGCGCGTCACCGTAGAGGCTGGCGAAGTCATCCTCGCCGCCGGAGCGTTGCAATCGCCGGCCTTCCTGCTGCGTAGAGGCATCGGCCCGGCCAGCCAGTTGCAGGAACTGGGCATCGAGGTGATCGCCGACCGCCCCGGCGTCGGCGGCAACCTGTGGGAACACAGCTCGCTGGGCACCCTCGCTACCCTGGGCGATGCCGCGCGTTCGGACGCCGTGCTGGCGCGGCCCGGCACCTCGCACCAACTGGGAATCCGGGTCTCCTCGGGCGTCGATCCGGATACGCCCTCGGACCTCTACCTGGCCATCGGCGCGGATGCCGAGCGCGGCGTCGCCCACGCGCTGTTCTGGATCAACAAACCCAGCTCCAGTGGCCGCCTGACCTTGCGCGATCGCGACCCGGCGAGCCCGCCGCAGGTCGATTTCAACCTGCTCTCCGACCCGCGCGACCTGCAACGCGCACGCGTGGCGCTGCGCACCATCCAGCGCCTGTTCAAGCACCCGGTCCTGGCGCGCTACGAGCTGCAACTGGCGCTTACCCCCTTCGCCGTGCCGCAACCGGGCGGGCCGAAGCTGGAAACCCTGCTGGCCGACGACGCGGCGCTGGAAGCCTACCTGCGCCGACACATCGGCGGCGTCTGGCACCCCAGCGGCACCTGCCGCATCGGTGCCGCCGATGACCCGCAGGCCGTGGTCGACAGCGCCGGTCGCGTCCACGGCGTGGAAGGCCTGCGTGTCGCCGACGCCTCGATCATCCCGGTGATCCCCACCGCCAACACCAACCTGCCGACCCTGATGCTCGCCGAGAAGATCGCCGACGCCATCCTGGGCGGTGCCTGA